One genomic window of Thermoanaerobacterales bacterium includes the following:
- the typA gene encoding translational GTPase TypA: MEIRNVAIIAHVDHGKTTLVDAVLKQTGVFRPGQDVGERILDSNDLERERGITILAKQTGVFHRGAKINIVDTPGHADFGGEVERIMNMVDGALLIVDAAEGPLPQTRYVLDKALAAGVVPIVVVNKIDRPDARVEEVLDEVLDLFIDLGADERQLDFPVFYASARLGIAAPDLEQARRQMGGQEPGSVLGLLDCILEHVPAPGGDPEAPFQLLVTNLDYDDYIGRLVIGRVQRGRVRLRDPLMRCRGGQPWQVPFEVSGLFTFDRLRRVPAGDAGAGEIVALAGLEDVNVGDTLCAPDHPEPLPPLEVDEPTLTVIFRVNDGPFAGREGRMVTARQLGERLQKEALTNVALRVGRTASPDAFEVSGRGELHLGILMETMRREGYEFSVSKPQVVWRTVDGVRQEPLERVTCDVPNEYVGAVMETLGARKGDLVEMRRGMETVRLVYVVPARGLIGFAGEFVTLTRGYGVLHQNFEGYGPSRGEIPGRGTGSVVAMEDGEATAYAIANTQERARLFIEPGTPVYAGMVVGENSRPQDLEVNICKKKHVSNVRSSTADIAVKIDPPRRLRLEEALAFIAEDELVELTPRSIRLRKAVLDRGERRRRRVGDR; this comes from the coding sequence TATCGCGCATGTCGATCACGGAAAGACCACGCTGGTCGACGCCGTTCTCAAGCAGACAGGCGTTTTCCGTCCCGGGCAGGATGTGGGGGAACGCATCCTTGATTCCAACGACCTGGAGAGGGAGCGGGGCATCACCATTCTGGCCAAGCAGACCGGCGTGTTTCACCGCGGGGCGAAGATAAATATCGTCGACACCCCCGGCCACGCCGATTTCGGCGGGGAAGTGGAGCGGATAATGAACATGGTCGACGGGGCACTCCTGATCGTCGACGCGGCCGAAGGCCCCCTGCCGCAGACCCGCTACGTCCTTGACAAGGCCCTGGCCGCCGGGGTGGTGCCCATTGTCGTCGTTAACAAGATCGACCGCCCCGACGCGCGGGTCGAGGAGGTCCTGGACGAGGTGCTGGACCTCTTTATCGACCTCGGGGCGGACGAACGGCAGCTGGACTTCCCCGTTTTCTACGCCTCGGCGCGCCTGGGGATCGCCGCGCCTGACCTGGAGCAGGCACGGCGTCAGATGGGCGGGCAGGAGCCGGGGAGCGTGCTCGGCCTGCTGGACTGTATCCTGGAGCACGTCCCGGCTCCCGGCGGTGACCCGGAGGCACCCTTCCAGCTTCTCGTGACCAACCTGGATTACGACGACTACATCGGGCGCCTGGTGATCGGGCGCGTACAGCGGGGGCGCGTCCGGTTGCGCGATCCCCTTATGCGCTGCCGTGGCGGACAGCCGTGGCAGGTGCCGTTCGAGGTCAGCGGCCTGTTCACCTTTGACCGCCTGCGCCGCGTGCCCGCGGGGGATGCCGGGGCCGGCGAAATCGTCGCCCTGGCGGGCCTGGAGGACGTCAACGTCGGCGATACACTGTGCGCGCCGGACCACCCGGAGCCGCTGCCGCCCCTGGAGGTGGACGAGCCCACCCTGACGGTCATCTTCCGGGTCAACGACGGCCCCTTCGCCGGCCGGGAGGGGCGGATGGTCACCGCCCGCCAACTGGGGGAGCGCCTACAGAAGGAAGCCTTGACCAACGTCGCCCTGCGCGTGGGGCGGACGGCTAGCCCTGACGCCTTCGAGGTCAGCGGGCGGGGGGAACTCCACCTGGGCATCCTCATGGAGACCATGCGCCGAGAGGGGTACGAGTTTTCCGTTTCCAAGCCCCAGGTGGTGTGGCGCACGGTCGACGGTGTGCGCCAGGAACCCTTGGAGCGCGTCACATGCGACGTGCCCAACGAATACGTAGGGGCGGTCATGGAGACCCTCGGGGCGCGGAAGGGCGACCTGGTCGAAATGCGCCGGGGCATGGAGACCGTGCGGCTGGTCTATGTGGTGCCCGCCCGGGGTCTGATCGGTTTCGCCGGCGAGTTCGTTACTCTGACCAGGGGCTACGGGGTGCTGCACCAGAACTTCGAGGGCTACGGCCCCTCCCGCGGGGAGATCCCCGGGCGGGGTACGGGGTCCGTGGTGGCGATGGAGGACGGGGAAGCGACGGCCTACGCCATCGCCAACACGCAGGAGCGCGCCCGGCTGTTCATCGAGCCCGGCACGCCGGTTTACGCCGGGATGGTCGTCGGGGAGAACAGCCGCCCCCAGGACCTGGAAGTGAATATCTGCAAGAAGAAACACGTCTCGAACGTCCGTTCGTCCACGGCCGATATCGCGGTGAAAATAGATCCGCCACG